In Halobacteriovorax sp. HLS, one DNA window encodes the following:
- a CDS encoding Y-family DNA polymerase yields MKKVFALVDCNSFYVSCERLFNPLLKNRPVVVLSNNDGCAVALCQKAKDIGIKRGEPFFKLQDKLEKHKGVAFSSNYSLYGDISNRIMNVLGGLCPEMEIYSIDEAFLNLSGMEHLGLDEYGRVLKTKVFEQIGIPVSVGIAHTKVLAKVANHHAKKSAKAQGVLDLTCEEYIDEALRRISIDDIWGIGRRSAEKLKHLGIYTGLDFKNYSNERKILKLLTKVGRQVQDELRGINCFDLELSLKKKEQIISSKSFGHGVICKHELREALANYISRASEKMRNQNSRTRTLTIWLTTNPFSDTPQYFNKASMSFMAPTGDSIFLIRKSYELLDRIYKPGFIYKKAGVSLSSLVEKDMCQLSFFERSDNLKTDALMSVLDQINQREGRGTIKSLACGIDPLWTTLCKKKSSHYTTRWGELLKVDLDKYSS; encoded by the coding sequence GTGAAGAAAGTATTTGCTCTTGTTGATTGTAATAGCTTCTATGTTTCGTGCGAGAGGCTTTTTAATCCCTTGCTTAAAAATCGTCCAGTTGTTGTTCTCTCTAATAACGATGGTTGCGCCGTGGCCCTGTGCCAGAAGGCCAAGGATATTGGAATAAAGAGAGGGGAGCCTTTTTTCAAGTTACAGGACAAGCTCGAAAAGCATAAGGGTGTTGCCTTTTCTTCTAACTATTCTCTATATGGTGATATTTCAAATAGAATTATGAATGTTTTAGGAGGACTTTGTCCTGAGATGGAGATCTATTCAATCGATGAGGCCTTCTTGAATTTATCGGGAATGGAGCACTTGGGTCTAGATGAATATGGTAGAGTATTAAAAACGAAAGTCTTTGAGCAAATCGGCATTCCTGTTAGCGTAGGCATCGCCCATACAAAAGTTCTAGCTAAGGTTGCCAATCATCATGCTAAAAAATCTGCCAAGGCACAGGGAGTGTTGGATCTTACTTGTGAAGAGTATATCGATGAGGCATTAAGGAGAATATCTATTGATGATATTTGGGGCATTGGAAGGCGTTCGGCCGAGAAGTTAAAGCATCTTGGAATCTATACAGGTCTTGATTTTAAAAACTATTCTAATGAAAGAAAGATTCTAAAGCTACTTACCAAAGTTGGTAGACAAGTTCAGGACGAATTACGAGGTATCAATTGCTTTGACTTAGAGTTGTCATTGAAAAAGAAAGAGCAAATTATTTCGTCAAAGTCTTTTGGACACGGAGTAATTTGTAAGCACGAGTTGCGAGAGGCCCTTGCTAATTATATTTCAAGAGCAAGTGAGAAAATGCGAAATCAAAATAGTAGAACGAGGACGCTTACTATATGGCTTACGACAAACCCCTTTTCCGATACTCCTCAGTACTTTAATAAGGCGAGCATGAGTTTTATGGCGCCTACTGGAGATTCAATTTTCTTGATTAGAAAATCCTACGAACTTTTAGATCGAATTTATAAGCCTGGCTTTATCTATAAAAAAGCAGGGGTCTCTCTTAGTTCTCTCGTTGAAAAAGATATGTGCCAGTTAAGCTTTTTTGAGAGAAGTGATAACCTTAAAACAGACGCTCTGATGTCAGTATTAGACCAGATTAATCAAAGAGAAGGTAGAGGAACTATCAAGTCTTTAGCGTGTGGAATCGATCCTCTTTGGACAACTCTATGTAAGAAAAAAAGCTCCCACTACACAACAAGATGGGGCGAGCTTTTAAAGGTTGATTTGGATAAATATAGTAGCTAG
- a CDS encoding LexA family transcriptional regulator, with protein sequence MKDIPRFYSLLDLETPLFTKLFGTHVSCGFPSPADDYLEGKLSLDSLLVQRPNSTFFVKAEGQSMEPLILSGDLLIIDRSVMVRNGDIILGIVDGEFSIKRFFRDHEKVILTPENEKFNPIVIKDELRFEVWGVVIHIIHSLVRRSL encoded by the coding sequence ATGAAGGATATACCTAGGTTTTACTCTCTTTTGGATTTAGAGACTCCCTTGTTTACAAAGTTGTTTGGAACTCATGTTTCATGTGGATTTCCTAGTCCGGCCGATGATTACTTAGAAGGTAAACTCTCGTTAGACTCTCTGCTTGTTCAAAGACCAAATTCTACATTCTTTGTTAAGGCCGAGGGCCAAAGTATGGAGCCTCTCATTCTTAGTGGCGATCTACTTATTATCGACCGTTCTGTCATGGTTAGAAATGGTGATATTATTCTTGGCATAGTCGATGGAGAGTTTAGTATTAAAAGATTTTTTCGTGACCATGAGAAAGTTATCCTTACTCCTGAAAATGAAAAGTTCAATCCAATTGTAATTAAAGATGAACTACGTTTTGAAGTATGGGGTGTTGTTATTCATATTATTCACTCATTAGTAAGACGTAGCCTGTGA
- a CDS encoding NGG1p interacting factor NIF3, with translation MKKIIVFVPIDHKEILKESMFKAGAGRIGNYDSCCFETVGVGQFRPLKGSDAFIGSVGLLESVQEVKLEMVCQDEIISSVIGAMKQSHPYETIAYEVYSIEQY, from the coding sequence ATGAAGAAAATTATTGTTTTTGTACCGATCGATCATAAAGAAATATTAAAAGAATCTATGTTCAAAGCAGGTGCGGGAAGAATAGGAAATTATGATAGCTGCTGTTTTGAAACTGTGGGTGTAGGCCAGTTTCGTCCCTTAAAAGGGAGCGATGCCTTCATTGGAAGCGTTGGTCTATTAGAGTCAGTCCAGGAAGTTAAGCTTGAAATGGTTTGTCAGGATGAGATTATTAGCTCAGTCATTGGGGCTATGAAACAGTCTCACCCTTATGAAACAATTGCCTATGAAGTCTATTCGATTGAGCAATATTAA
- a CDS encoding M48 family metalloprotease — protein MRKGILATLVAMLAFSGQTIACDQHGQGGIVEENSLHIPADAKNVNGMTKEEFNSTIDKVSAIYAPIFAERGKRLLVERKWEDGTVNAYAQQTGNTWKVSMFGGLARHETITVDGFATVICHEIGHHIGGQPKKKSWFGSSWASNEGQSDYFATSKCLRKFMENDDNATIVANMDIPEIVTKTCNEKFTSEAEVLICQRGGMAGLSLGNLFRALRNLTTELKFDTPDTSTVSTTNHNHPAPQCRLDTYWSGAICDKDAYTDVSDADFAVGTCARVDGYDSGVRPTCWFKPPRS, from the coding sequence ATGAGAAAAGGAATTCTGGCGACTCTAGTTGCTATGCTAGCATTCAGTGGACAAACAATAGCTTGTGATCAACATGGTCAAGGTGGAATTGTTGAAGAGAACTCTCTTCATATCCCAGCTGATGCAAAAAATGTTAATGGAATGACGAAAGAAGAGTTCAACTCAACAATCGACAAAGTATCTGCTATCTATGCACCAATTTTTGCTGAAAGAGGAAAAAGACTTCTAGTTGAAAGAAAGTGGGAAGACGGAACTGTTAACGCTTACGCTCAACAGACTGGTAATACTTGGAAAGTGTCAATGTTTGGTGGTCTAGCAAGACACGAAACAATCACTGTTGATGGATTTGCAACAGTAATCTGTCACGAAATTGGTCACCACATTGGTGGACAACCTAAGAAGAAGTCATGGTTTGGTTCTTCATGGGCATCAAACGAAGGTCAGTCTGATTATTTCGCAACATCTAAATGTTTAAGAAAGTTCATGGAAAATGATGATAACGCAACTATCGTTGCTAATATGGACATTCCAGAAATCGTAACTAAGACTTGTAACGAGAAATTTACTAGTGAAGCTGAAGTACTAATCTGTCAAAGAGGTGGTATGGCAGGTCTTTCACTTGGTAACCTTTTCAGAGCTCTTAGAAATTTAACTACTGAATTAAAGTTTGATACACCTGATACTTCAACTGTATCAACTACAAACCACAATCACCCAGCTCCTCAGTGTCGTCTAGATACTTACTGGAGTGGTGCAATTTGTGATAAAGATGCATATACTGACGTAAGCGATGCTGACTTCGCAGTTGGAACTTGTGCAAGAGTTGATGGTTATGATTCAGGTGTAAGACCAACTTGTTGGTTCAAACCACCGAGAAGCTAA
- a CDS encoding fatty acid desaturase: protein MTVFNYKEDRLPVLIISTYFLIDILIYLNVQSIGFLVFWFFLGIWPKGNICSWNHHHQHCQTFKIPLLNRILELMYGLQTGVFGFTWVLHHNLGHHLNYLDQHKDESRWKDLKGQTMGRLRYTAEVSVTSYARAYKVGKKHPKILKKFIWMAATTLTLVTALTFYRPIPALLVFWIPMIVSLILTADATYSHHTGLDTQDPVKASRNIVDSVWYNRLTGNLGYHTAHHIKFGLHWSKTPMLHEKLKADIPPECYGKPMFMFRILDWISKGISTIRPFGLLKKA from the coding sequence ATGACAGTTTTTAATTATAAAGAAGATCGCCTACCTGTTTTAATAATCTCAACATACTTTTTAATAGATATTCTCATTTATCTAAATGTGCAAAGCATTGGCTTTCTCGTATTTTGGTTCTTTCTAGGTATATGGCCAAAGGGAAATATATGCTCGTGGAATCATCATCATCAGCACTGTCAGACGTTTAAGATACCACTTTTAAATAGAATTTTAGAACTTATGTACGGACTTCAGACAGGTGTATTTGGCTTTACATGGGTTCTTCACCATAACCTAGGCCATCACTTAAATTACCTTGACCAACATAAAGATGAGTCGAGATGGAAAGATCTAAAAGGCCAAACAATGGGAAGGCTTAGATATACGGCAGAAGTATCTGTTACAAGTTACGCGAGGGCCTACAAGGTTGGTAAGAAGCATCCAAAGATTTTAAAGAAGTTCATATGGATGGCAGCAACTACACTTACTCTAGTTACAGCTCTTACTTTCTACAGACCTATTCCTGCTCTACTCGTTTTTTGGATACCAATGATTGTATCGCTTATTTTAACGGCCGATGCAACTTACTCTCACCATACTGGTCTAGATACTCAAGACCCTGTTAAAGCAAGCCGAAATATTGTGGATTCTGTTTGGTATAATAGACTTACAGGAAACTTAGGTTATCACACTGCCCACCATATTAAATTCGGTCTTCATTGGTCTAAAACACCTATGCTGCACGAAAAGCTCAAAGCAGATATTCCACCAGAGTGTTACGGCAAGCCAATGTTCATGTTTAGAATTCTTGATTGGATCTCTAAAGGAATAAGTACGATTAGGCCATTTGGGTTACTTAAAAAGGCCTAA
- a CDS encoding twin-arginine translocase TatA/TatE family subunit, translated as MFGLGTGEMFIIGLAVLLLFGGKKIPELAKGLGQGVNSFKKGLNDTEKNDDNKLS; from the coding sequence ATGTTTGGTTTAGGTACAGGTGAGATGTTTATTATAGGCCTTGCTGTTTTACTCTTATTTGGTGGTAAGAAGATTCCTGAGCTTGCTAAGGGCCTAGGACAAGGAGTGAATAGCTTCAAAAAAGGTCTGAATGATACTGAAAAAAATGACGACAATAAATTAAGCTAG
- the dsrP gene encoding sulfate reduction electron transfer complex DsrMKJOP subunit DsrP, which yields MIEYLNFWKRMLIAAFSGGKIFKIWIGSLFVTCLIGLFFYIRQLEYGLVVTNLSDEVSWGAYIANFTFLVGVAAAAVLLVVPAYVFKVKAVKEVVIIGELLALSAIIMCMMFIMVDMGRPDRFWHVIPFIGRLNFPQSILAWDVIVLNGYLVLNMHIPGYLLYKYYKNQKPTENYYKPFVFISIFWAVSIHTVTAFLYSGLGGRAFWNTAILAPRFLISAFAGGPALLILVFFAINKYYDHMKVKESVFELLKNIARVAYPLNLFLLFCEVFKEFYTDSAHVASAQYLFTGLHGHNLLVPYIWSAIAFGVWTTYVFLSPKHSNNYKVLIPTCAIGFVGIWIEKGMGLIIPGFVPSPLGTIVEYTPSVGEFFVCLGIWATGALVFTLMAKAALDILSGQLRINS from the coding sequence ATGATTGAGTATTTAAATTTTTGGAAACGAATGTTAATAGCTGCCTTTAGTGGTGGCAAGATTTTTAAAATATGGATTGGTAGTTTATTTGTTACTTGTTTAATAGGTCTATTTTTCTATATTCGACAACTTGAGTATGGACTCGTTGTGACAAATTTATCTGATGAAGTTAGTTGGGGTGCATATATAGCAAACTTTACTTTCTTGGTTGGTGTTGCTGCTGCTGCTGTTCTTCTAGTTGTTCCGGCCTATGTTTTTAAAGTTAAGGCAGTAAAAGAAGTTGTTATAATTGGAGAGCTTCTCGCTCTATCTGCAATTATCATGTGTATGATGTTTATTATGGTTGATATGGGCAGACCTGATCGTTTCTGGCATGTTATTCCATTCATAGGACGACTCAATTTCCCGCAGTCTATTCTGGCATGGGATGTTATAGTTCTTAATGGTTACCTCGTTCTTAATATGCACATACCTGGTTATCTTCTTTATAAATACTATAAGAATCAGAAACCAACTGAGAATTATTACAAGCCCTTTGTTTTTATCTCAATCTTTTGGGCCGTATCTATCCATACAGTAACCGCATTTCTATATAGTGGACTTGGTGGACGAGCATTTTGGAACACAGCGATTTTAGCTCCTCGTTTTTTGATTAGTGCCTTTGCTGGAGGTCCAGCTCTTCTTATTCTCGTCTTCTTTGCGATTAATAAGTACTATGACCATATGAAGGTTAAGGAATCTGTATTTGAATTATTAAAGAATATTGCACGTGTTGCGTATCCGCTAAATTTATTTCTTCTTTTTTGTGAAGTATTTAAAGAATTCTATACTGACAGTGCTCACGTTGCATCTGCTCAGTATCTCTTTACTGGTCTTCACGGACATAATCTATTGGTTCCTTATATCTGGTCGGCGATAGCTTTTGGAGTTTGGACAACTTATGTGTTCCTAAGTCCAAAGCACTCTAATAACTATAAGGTACTTATTCCTACATGTGCTATCGGTTTTGTTGGGATTTGGATTGAAAAAGGAATGGGACTTATTATACCTGGTTTTGTTCCTTCACCACTTGGAACTATTGTTGAATACACTCCATCAGTGGGAGAGTTCTTCGTTTGCCTAGGAATATGGGCCACAGGAGCTTTAGTATTCACACTTATGGCCAAAGCTGCCCTAGATATTTTGTCTGGACAACTTAGAATTAATTCTTAG
- a CDS encoding 4Fe-4S dicluster domain-containing protein yields MSDDKKSDNRIEHIFTNALNKKIKRRSFITTALGTSAITVAPVKSVNAFSFEKFFQKHYKELTPKQKEKAFKRIAKETKAKYGVDVNVGDHLPLDGVKYAYCLNLSTCNGSRKCVTACAEENNIPKEIGSYIRVLEMPIGTMNPEKGSLFYEGESVPKDGKYYLPVQCNHCDNSPCTKVCPVEATWKEKDGIVVVDYDWCIGCRYCQTACPYEARHFNFKEPTIDRAKINTEQSYLSNRIRPKGVMEKCTFCLHRSRSGQYPACLEACPTGARKFGNILDPESEVNQIFKNKRVFVLKEELNTLPQFFYYFD; encoded by the coding sequence ATGAGTGATGACAAGAAAAGTGATAATAGAATTGAGCATATTTTTACTAATGCTTTAAATAAAAAGATTAAGAGAAGATCTTTTATAACTACGGCCCTTGGTACCTCTGCAATAACTGTTGCACCTGTTAAGAGTGTCAACGCTTTCTCTTTTGAGAAGTTCTTTCAAAAGCATTATAAAGAACTCACTCCTAAGCAAAAAGAGAAAGCATTTAAAAGAATTGCTAAAGAAACTAAGGCCAAGTATGGAGTTGATGTCAATGTCGGTGATCACTTACCGCTAGATGGTGTTAAGTATGCATACTGTCTAAACCTCTCTACATGTAATGGAAGTAGAAAATGTGTAACAGCTTGTGCTGAAGAAAACAATATTCCAAAAGAGATTGGAAGTTATATACGTGTTTTAGAGATGCCTATTGGAACAATGAACCCTGAAAAAGGTTCTCTATTCTATGAAGGTGAATCTGTTCCAAAAGATGGGAAATACTATTTACCTGTTCAATGTAATCACTGTGATAATTCTCCATGTACTAAAGTTTGTCCAGTTGAAGCAACTTGGAAAGAGAAAGATGGAATTGTTGTTGTTGATTACGATTGGTGTATTGGCTGTAGATACTGTCAGACAGCTTGTCCGTATGAAGCGAGACACTTTAATTTCAAAGAACCTACAATTGATAGAGCTAAGATTAATACAGAGCAATCATATCTAAGTAATAGAATAAGACCAAAAGGTGTTATGGAAAAATGTACTTTCTGTTTACATCGCTCAAGAAGTGGACAATATCCTGCTTGTTTAGAGGCATGTCCAACAGGAGCACGTAAGTTTGGTAATATCTTAGACCCTGAAAGTGAAGTTAATCAAATCTTTAAGAATAAGAGAGTCTTTGTTCTAAAAGAAGAGCTTAATACACTTCCTCAGTTTTTCTACTACTTTGATTAA
- a CDS encoding multiheme c-type cytochrome, with translation MKRIFYFVAVMLLTLQVQASGKLDKLSNKSKKCMECHQKTSPAIVEMWGASKHFRGKVGCYECHQAQATDKDQFMHHGERISIIVSPKDCSKCHSHEVKEFSESHHAQAAKILGSLDNVLAEVVEGNSGFVTPAFPEGNSAAAVNGCWQCHGSEVKVLKGGKLDPATWPNTGIGRLNPDGSRGSCSACHSRHKFSVEQARNPENCGKCHMGPDHPQMEIYKESKHGIAYYANKDKMNMDNGKWIPGQDYNAAPTCATCHMSATKDMPVTHDVGLRISWNNRPAVSIRPEVSDKKLGLPGQHINWKTRRKNMKNVCLSCHNGSYVDNFYTQYDALVELYNEKFAKPGLKLMAAAQPLLNPVKFSNELDFIWFEIWHHEGRRARHGAAMMGPDYTHWHGTYEVAKHFYAKLIPKLKKLAKEAMADSDAKVQKDGKNLKKVIDEVLNQENHKWFLGKMSDKERAKRKKNAEDFKKRYEK, from the coding sequence ATGAAAAGAATCTTCTATTTCGTAGCAGTGATGCTGCTCACACTACAGGTCCAGGCATCTGGAAAATTAGACAAACTTTCAAACAAATCAAAGAAATGTATGGAATGTCACCAAAAGACATCGCCTGCTATTGTTGAGATGTGGGGTGCTTCAAAGCACTTTAGAGGAAAGGTTGGATGTTATGAATGTCACCAAGCACAAGCGACCGATAAAGATCAGTTTATGCATCATGGTGAACGTATTTCAATCATCGTTTCTCCTAAAGACTGTTCGAAATGTCACTCACATGAAGTTAAGGAGTTCTCTGAGTCACATCACGCACAAGCTGCGAAGATCTTAGGTTCTCTTGATAATGTTCTTGCTGAAGTTGTTGAAGGTAATAGTGGATTTGTAACACCTGCATTCCCTGAAGGTAACTCTGCAGCAGCTGTAAATGGTTGTTGGCAATGTCATGGTTCTGAGGTGAAGGTTCTTAAAGGCGGAAAGCTTGACCCTGCAACTTGGCCAAATACAGGTATTGGACGACTAAACCCAGATGGTTCACGTGGTTCATGTTCAGCTTGTCACTCAAGACATAAGTTCTCTGTTGAGCAGGCCAGAAACCCTGAAAACTGTGGTAAATGTCACATGGGACCAGATCATCCTCAAATGGAAATCTATAAAGAGTCTAAGCACGGTATTGCTTACTACGCTAATAAAGACAAGATGAATATGGACAATGGTAAATGGATTCCTGGGCAAGATTACAATGCCGCACCAACTTGTGCTACTTGTCACATGTCTGCAACTAAAGATATGCCTGTTACTCACGATGTTGGTTTAAGAATTTCATGGAATAATAGACCAGCGGTTTCAATTAGACCTGAAGTTTCAGATAAGAAGCTAGGTCTTCCTGGACAGCATATTAACTGGAAAACTAGAAGAAAGAACATGAAAAATGTTTGTCTCAGTTGTCACAATGGTAGCTATGTAGACAACTTCTACACTCAGTATGATGCCTTAGTTGAACTTTATAATGAAAAATTTGCTAAGCCAGGTTTAAAGCTTATGGCAGCAGCTCAACCACTTCTTAACCCAGTTAAGTTCTCTAATGAGTTAGACTTTATTTGGTTCGAGATCTGGCACCACGAAGGAAGAAGAGCACGTCATGGTGCGGCCATGATGGGGCCTGACTATACTCACTGGCATGGTACTTATGAAGTTGCAAAGCATTTCTATGCAAAGCTAATTCCTAAGCTTAAGAAACTTGCTAAAGAAGCAATGGCAGACTCTGATGCTAAAGTTCAAAAAGATGGTAAGAATCTTAAGAAAGTAATTGATGAAGTTCTTAATCAAGAAAATCACAAGTGGTTCTTAGGTAAAATGTCTGACAAAGAAAGAGCTAAGAGAAAGAAGAATGCTGAAGACTTTAAGAAAAGGTACGAGAAATAA
- a CDS encoding cytochrome c biogenesis protein ResB: MKVNKFLKSLSDTRIFFWATLWLIVLLFVGTIAQKDIGLYQAQERYFSSFIILLGGFLPMPGGAITMGVIFVGLLSKLIYKTPLTIKNSGIAITHLGSFLLLTGGLLTGLFSFEGNMVIPEGQSVNFFKDYHKLEVAIIDTSPKDEDITYAFSQGYLKKGNSISIDEIPFKITILDYCRNCNILPITKEVDESFQGFAKRFELSEKELEIEDGDNRAGMLIQIDGSDNDGKYLNVEYMPVAQTIKANNKIYKIELRHKRYRLPFEIELIDFDKQMYAATSMAKSYKSVVRLKDGKLKQRTVIQMNEPLRYKGYTFYQSSFIEQDGSQTTILATVKNIGRMFPYISSIIICIGLLIHLLLNSKKLFTKRTE, encoded by the coding sequence ATGAAAGTAAATAAGTTTTTAAAATCTTTATCAGATACTAGGATTTTTTTCTGGGCGACACTATGGCTAATAGTTCTTCTCTTCGTAGGGACTATTGCTCAAAAAGATATTGGTCTTTACCAAGCACAAGAAAGATATTTTTCATCATTTATTATTCTACTTGGAGGCTTTCTACCAATGCCAGGTGGTGCGATTACAATGGGTGTAATCTTTGTAGGATTATTATCAAAACTTATCTATAAAACCCCTCTGACAATCAAAAATTCAGGAATTGCCATCACTCACCTCGGTTCTTTTCTTTTACTAACTGGAGGACTTTTAACTGGTCTATTTAGTTTTGAAGGAAATATGGTAATCCCTGAAGGTCAATCTGTTAATTTTTTCAAAGACTATCATAAATTAGAAGTTGCGATTATTGATACAAGCCCAAAAGATGAAGATATCACCTATGCTTTTTCTCAAGGGTATTTAAAAAAAGGTAATAGTATTTCTATAGATGAAATTCCATTTAAAATAACTATATTAGATTACTGTAGAAATTGTAACATTCTTCCAATCACTAAAGAAGTTGACGAGAGTTTTCAAGGCTTTGCAAAGAGATTCGAACTTTCTGAAAAAGAATTAGAAATAGAAGATGGTGACAATAGAGCGGGAATGCTTATACAAATTGACGGCTCAGATAACGACGGAAAATATTTAAATGTAGAGTACATGCCTGTCGCTCAAACAATTAAGGCAAATAATAAGATTTACAAAATAGAACTTAGACATAAACGCTATAGACTTCCTTTTGAAATTGAGCTTATTGATTTTGATAAACAAATGTACGCAGCAACCTCTATGGCCAAGAGCTATAAGTCTGTAGTCAGATTAAAAGATGGAAAGTTAAAACAAAGAACAGTGATTCAAATGAATGAGCCTCTAAGATATAAAGGTTACACTTTTTATCAATCCTCATTCATCGAACAGGACGGTTCACAAACAACTATACTTGCAACAGTTAAAAATATAGGAAGAATGTTTCCGTATATTTCAAGTATCATTATTTGTATAGGACTGCTCATTCACCTGCTTTTAAACTCTAAGAAACTTTTCACTAAGAGAACAGAATGA
- a CDS encoding cytochrome c biogenesis protein → MKYITAAILLLLSFNSFSKVNLAMESFGKIPILHEGRVKPLDTFARTNLLMVYEKSKLKELSAIEWLAELIFDPNVAYKRRIFKIRNSDTVKALSLTADKTHNYTFIEVSTAINNESKLISEISNIEKKLRSPTQQQIFELYYKVSTIFEISRSVSLIIPQFKIPSKDYAQKLDLPFGTSLTYLQVLKRKAIFEKLAGKIYENTNGFAPQEHALLALGRSLEVVASDTYTKIFRIVPPQVGNKIDSEWHSPWQTVQGGHGNPLTAKYFEKWAKMYTAYMAKDIDAFEEFSLSVYESSKELSKQVVNSKKLDWEFNYSKWDLFTKSVTLYILAFLLLCFSWLFWKKILEKVSFALMSFGGVLHGLNLTLRCIIMDRPPVTTLYESIIFVAFICIFGAILIERKRKDGLGTFVGTTLGTILLFVSFGYEKDGDSMGMLAAVLDTNFWLATHVVTITIGYGCAFVSSILAHVYLFQKYIKYQRSDVSFDIKDTLKNMHGSVLFALFFTVLGTILGGIWADQSWGRFWGWDPKENGAMLICMWLLWVVHGNLTKYFKDIEYAFLTALTSIIVVLAWFGVNLLNVGLHSYGFTESIATNIALFTIIELVVCGGIYGVLKFQKKELSGN, encoded by the coding sequence ATGAAATATATAACAGCAGCTATACTTCTATTATTATCTTTCAATAGTTTTTCAAAAGTAAATCTAGCAATGGAGAGCTTTGGAAAAATACCGATTTTACATGAAGGAAGAGTTAAGCCTCTAGACACATTTGCAAGGACTAACCTTCTGATGGTTTATGAAAAATCTAAGCTAAAAGAGCTTAGTGCTATCGAGTGGTTGGCCGAACTTATTTTTGATCCAAATGTCGCTTACAAAAGAAGAATATTCAAGATTAGAAACTCAGATACTGTAAAGGCCCTAAGTCTTACTGCAGATAAAACTCATAATTACACTTTCATTGAAGTCTCTACTGCCATTAATAATGAAAGTAAACTTATCTCAGAAATCTCAAACATAGAAAAGAAACTGAGATCCCCTACACAACAACAAATTTTTGAACTTTATTATAAAGTTTCGACAATATTTGAAATTTCACGTTCAGTTTCACTAATAATTCCACAGTTTAAAATCCCTTCAAAAGATTATGCTCAGAAGCTTGATCTTCCTTTTGGTACTTCATTGACTTACTTACAAGTTTTAAAAAGAAAAGCAATTTTTGAAAAACTTGCTGGAAAAATTTATGAAAACACAAATGGATTCGCACCACAAGAACATGCGCTTTTAGCTCTTGGTCGTAGCCTAGAAGTTGTTGCATCTGATACTTACACTAAGATATTTAGAATCGTACCTCCACAAGTGGGAAATAAAATTGATAGTGAATGGCATTCTCCTTGGCAAACAGTACAAGGAGGACACGGCAATCCTTTGACAGCAAAATACTTCGAGAAGTGGGCGAAAATGTACACGGCCTATATGGCAAAAGATATTGATGCGTTTGAAGAGTTCAGTTTATCAGTATATGAGAGCTCAAAAGAGCTTAGCAAGCAAGTCGTTAACTCTAAAAAGCTTGACTGGGAGTTTAACTACAGCAAATGGGATCTTTTTACAAAATCAGTAACATTATACATCCTGGCCTTCCTACTTCTTTGTTTTAGCTGGTTATTTTGGAAAAAGATCTTAGAAAAAGTTTCTTTCGCACTAATGAGTTTTGGCGGCGTTCTTCATGGGTTAAATCTAACTTTAAGATGTATCATAATGGATCGTCCACCTGTAACAACCCTCTATGAATCTATCATCTTTGTTGCCTTTATATGTATCTTTGGCGCTATTTTAATAGAAAGAAAGAGAAAAGATGGACTTGGAACATTTGTTGGTACAACACTCGGAACGATTTTACTATTTGTTAGCTTTGGTTATGAAAAAGACGGCGATAGTATGGGAATGCTGGCCGCTGTTTTAGACACTAACTTTTGGTTAGCAACTCACGTAGTAACAATCACCATTGGATACGGTTGCGCATTTGTTTCAAGCATACTTGCTCATGTCTATCTATTTCAAAAGTACATCAAATATCAAAGATCTGATGTGTCCTTTGATATTAAAGACACATTAAAGAATATGCATGGCTCTGTTCTATTTGCTCTTTTCTTTACAGTCTTAGGGACAATTTTAGGCGGTATCTGGGCAGATCAGTCATGGGGAAGGTTCTGGGGCTGGGATCCAAAAGAAAATGGAGCAATGCTTATTTGTATGTGGCTTCTTTGGGTTGTGCATGGGAACCTGACAAAGTATTTTAAAGATATTGAATATGCATTTTTAACAGCTCTAACTAGCATTATAGTTGTACTAGCTTGGTTTGGTGTAAATCTCTTAAACGTAGGTCTTCACTCCTATGGATTCACTGAGAGTATCGCAACAAATATTGCTCTTTTTACAATTATTGAGTTAGTAGTTTGTGGTGGGATTTACGGGGTTTTAAAGTTTCAAAAAAAGGAATTAAGCGGAAATTAA